Below is a genomic region from Dioscorea cayenensis subsp. rotundata cultivar TDr96_F1 chromosome 14, TDr96_F1_v2_PseudoChromosome.rev07_lg8_w22 25.fasta, whole genome shotgun sequence.
ATGATGTCAGACCCATATGAACCTTCTTCCCAAAGAACTTTGTAAACAGCTAGCTTAGCGTGCGGTGCCATGCCCCGAGCAGTGCCAGGAGCATAGCCGAAAAAAGAAGTGTTAGGAACAAAATTTCCACAAGCAGTGGAAGCGGTATGAGTGCCGTGGCCATTAGTGTCCCGAGAGGAGCGCATGCCGGAAATATTAGGGTTATTAGCAAGAAGGCCCTTGTAAAAGCTCCTCGCACCGATGATTTTCTTGTTACACATCGATGGTTCTTCACATTCACCTTTCCATCTCGGTGGCACAACCGGCAAACCATCATCATGGAAACTCCTACTCTCTGGCCAAACTCCAGTGTCCACGACGCCGATAATCATGTCTTCACCATAATTTGATGCCGGCCAAAGTCCGGCAGAGGTGTCGAGGCCGAGGAAGTCGGTGGTATGAGTAGTGTCCTTGTTTACTACCATGTCACTATAGACAGCTACGATGCCATGAGATTTCTTGAGTTGTTTGAGCTGAGATGGAGTGAGACGTGCAGTGAAGCCATGCAATGCATGGTCATAGACATAGATTAGATTGGAGGAACTTGAGGTAGTTGTAGCAATGGTGGATTGGTACCAACTTTGGTGATTAGAGAAAGGTTTGGGCATGGCTGATTTGTCCATGTGGATGATATAAGTTGTTGATTCATGTGTTGATGATGATACTATTGATGCTAATTGAAGTAGCATCAAAATGTGGAGCAAGGAATGAAGGAGTATTGCCATGGACATTGCTGTGGGAATGAACTTGGAATAAtcttatgaatatatatatatatatatatattggagtgTGTGGTAGTGATGGCCACTATTGTTGCTCAAACTTTGTTGGTTTGTGTTGTTTCCACTGCATATAAAGCAAGTATGACTAGTGGACCACTTGTTATATATCTAAAACATGCTGTGCTTGTTTTAAATGAGGTTTGATGGATCTAGGATGAATGATTAATTCtccaattatgaattttttccataattaaaatcaatgaaattgatgtTTGACCTATTGGTTTGAGTCATTGGCTCTAAATTTGGATGAGACTTTAGAGTCCTTAAAGCTAATCCAAAATTGAATGCAATATTTCAACTcattttattctatatataaaaatttaaatttaaaatcagtTGTTTAAATTATTCAAATCTGTATCACCTGAGATATTGAGTCTTTAAAAAGATAGACATTTTATtctatacataaaaatttaaactcaaaattaattgtttaaattattcAAATCTCCATCACTTAAATCAATCattgttaataaaatttataattttcaagcAACAATATGTTGGTGCTTCAtctctctgtatatatatatatatatatatatgcatgtacaATTCGTCATTTGCAAATGTTGGGCGTTCATAGAacattaacaaaatgaaaaaataaaagagaggaCAGATGGGGATGTTGAATGCTAATCCAATGGCCTTTGAGACGTCCATGGACATGGGCACATATAGATATGTATTACTGTATTGTATAGACAACTAATAATTCAtcctcaatataaatatatatatatatatatatcatgaatttaggataagtataaaaaaaatataaataatataaaaataaagaaaaagaatatataccaaacatctttgattatacttcactttttttttattttttcttctctatctCTTCTACATCAGATTTACAACAAATAAGGggagtatttatttttttttatttttttttatttttgatttttgaaaaagtggataaaccacttcaattaaaaagaaaagggagtATTTATAGGCATTCAAGATATAAATGGAAGATTAGATTAATTTGATTCAATAGTTTAAATTATATTAGCAAGTGGAATAGTAACAAAGCTAACGACtgctataataaaataaattgctACATTTTCATTGTTTACTACACTAAATATATACTATTTCTACAGCATTCGTGACAAAATGCTTATATGTCCCATGCTCAATGATTTATGGGTATAAGTCAAAAGTGATGGACAGCAGTGGTGGAGGGCTATAAGTTGATATTGACCTAACTAGGCTAGCTAGTTGCATTTATCTTATTAggtgattttataaatattaaataaataaatcgataagtttatttattaaatttgatgAACTTGATTTGCGCCAATCAccatttcctaaaaaaaaatatatattttgtctaTACACATTTGAATCATTCCTTCTGACATTCATCAAACAGTTCAAGGCCagaaatttatgtatataaagaGTCTCAAGCTCAGCAGAAAGCACACAGAACATTACAACAGGCATACTCagtatataaacataaaatagatAACCTGATACATAAACTCAATCCAattagtgacaatttttttcttgaacacaaatgcacaacaTAATAATATGTTAGATTATATCTAATCACACATTCTCAACAacagcagaaaaaaaaaattacatcaaaaACAATCCTCAAAGTCAGGAGGCCTATTTCCTTCTGATACCAATTCAAAATGATTGCAAAGCAAAACACCATGGTTGCTGAATTTCGCTTCAGCCGAGGATTTGACTGGTTTCCTCTTGAATTCATGGAGTCCTGGAGAAAAAGCATTAAACCGAGAGGACGTTTGAGGGTGATTGCGGGGAGCCGGTCTCGAGCAAAACACTTCGACTACAATATGATCTTGTTGTACTTGAGGATGACTGTAGACACCTTGCGTCGCCACTAAGATAAATGAACTCACTACGATACGCCATCATTTTGCTACTCTGGCCGCCGCTGTAGACATCTTGCCCGTTTTCAAAGGCTTCTGCGAAACCATTGTGCACGGGGTCCAGTCTCTCGGAGAACACTCTGAGAACTTGTTTGATTGAAGGTCGAGCCCGGCCTTCTTTCTGTGTGCACCATTGTATGATCTCGACCACTGTTTGGAGCTGATCAAAGTCGATCGAGCTGGCAGCGATTGTGGAGTCTACCAATTGGTGCAGATTAGTATCTTCAGTCATGTACTTTTGAGCCCATTCCACCAAATTCTTGTTATCTTGTATTGCTTTTCTCCCCGTGACAAGCTCCAATAACAAAACACCGTAGCTATATATGTCACTTTTCTCTGTTAGCTCTTGGGTCACGACATATTCGGGATCCATGTATCCTGTAAACAGTGATGTCAATATCATACACTCCATTTGACAAAATGTGAATGAGTTATTCAAGAAGCATCACTTTAAAATGTGCACGTTAAACTCTCTCTTTGGGCTAATGTCGGAGAAGCAACACTATACGGCCAAAGTGATAAAGTAACAATTAAGGTGTTGTACCGTACCAGTTTTATCGGCCTTTTTCCCATTACGATACTTGTTCTTCTGGCATAAGTGTTTAATGCATGTAAATGCAATTAAATCAGTGAATTTATATCATTAAACTTAATTGACGACTTGATATTTGCCAGGTCACATTCATTCATAATTGAAGTGGAGAAGAAATGCTAACCTGGGGTTCCACGGATATCTGTGTTCACAGGTTCGAAGCTGATAGCACCACTTCTAGAAGCATGTGCAAGGCCAAAATCAGCAACCTACATGCCGGAAAAGTTCTAATTTATAGATACTAAGAAAGTAGATAAGAGAAGTTAAAAGGAAATTCCTCAATTTATATACACCTTTGCAACAAAATTCTCATCCAAGAGAATATTACTGGATTTTATGTCTCTATGGCAAAGAGAAGGATCGCAATAGAAATGAAGGTACTCCTGCAATACAAAAGACAGGCACTGTTATAGAAGAATTGAAATCTGACCATTTAGCAAATGAAATTCTTGAATTTGGATTCCAACATTTATGAAGAATGTTACTATAGCAGATAACACGATACTGATAGGTTTCCATATCTATTCAGAaattgtatttgattttttcCCAAGCCTAAAGAAATGGTTGAGAAATTCAAATTTGGGTCATCCCACACCCGCTCGACTAGAGAAAAGTGACGAGATCAATAGTAAAGGTGAAGAGGACTTTTTTACAAATCATTTGactcaatttatttttacttagacaatggatttgcatgtttaaACATGGTTAATTTGTTGCTATCGTAATGAAAATTAACCAATACCAGAGCATTAGCCACATCAATGGCAATTTGAAGCCTGGTGCGCCACCTTAGAGGATTTCTCCCAGGAGCTGCACAAATAGAAAATCAGGTCTAAGATAAATTACGATTTAGATTGTCATAATAAATAAGAGGACattagcaaaaagaaaaaattacaatGAAGATGATCCTTTAAGCTTCCATTTTCCATGTATTCATACATAAGGAACCTAAATCAAGGCCAAAAGAAGATACCAATTATATTTTCGAcagaggaaaagagagaaagatgcACAggcataaacaaacaaacaaataaagatagATACCTCTCCTGCCTGTCAACACAAAATCCTTTAAGAGCAACAAGGTGGCGGTGGTGAAGCCGACCAAGAAGCTCCATTTCGCGGCAAAACTCTTCCTCACCTTGCCGTGAAACTTTATTCATCCGCTTCACAGCAACCATAGAACCATCACTGAATTGTGCTCTGTAGACAGTGCCAAAACCACCGCTTCCTAACACAGTGCTAAAACTGTTTGTTGCCTTTTTTGTTTCCTTGTAGCTGAATCTTCGAAACATTGGTGATGTACCTGCAAAATGGCTTCAGTGAGAAAGATGTTTATCTTGATCTGCCAGATCACCACTGAAAGCTCTTGATTCTAAGATATCAAACACAAATAAAGCATCAAACATCAGCAATTAGTTATCTTTCAGGAAACCAGCGTTAGGAATCACCTTAAATGTATCTTCTTAATAGAAGGCAAGAGGAGTTATTGGAATCATTAAACTCAAAACAAGACCCAATAAGGCCAGACGCAAAACAGGCTAGATAACATGAAACAACACATCAAGATCCTAACGCTACTTCACAGTTCACAGTAATGGGCATCCATCTAATGAAATTAAttgtttccttcttctataaAGGCAGCTTATTCAATTAGTTATCTTTTCCAAAGATCTATTACTTTTGTGTAAATTATACTTTTATATCATCTACATTGGCAATTTTTTCACCCTCATCTAATAGAGAAAAAAACTATGATTTGGGTTTTCTGAATGTTACATTCCTTAACTGATTTGAGAATCTGCAAGTTTTGAGAAGGGAGCAGGATAACAACCTTCTGAACACTTTCTGACCTGCGAAGGAGGGAAGGCATTCCATGAGGTCCCCATGTTAATGTCAGCACTTTCTAGTTCCCGGCTTTTCTTACGGATAAGAAATATTAAGATCAACAATAAAAGAATGGCAATCACTATAACAGCAATCCCGATGCCTGGAATCAATGTGAGGCTATACTTCTTATGATGTTCCTTAGGAGGTGTCGCGATAAGATGCTGAATAGGAGGTTGAGCATGCACAGAAATTGGAGCAGCAGCAGGCGCAGGTGAGTAGGGTGATGATGGCTCTGAAGAACGCAAAAGGAAAAGATTGTTTTAGATATG
It encodes:
- the LOC120276291 gene encoding probable receptor-like protein kinase At1g49730, coding for MPLLLLFFSLFLVTLLVSSQLTVGAGDCPLDFSWSNLTLAASTCSNRDERAQCCRYINAFVAVSVAHYANATGKLGVPSAFSDTCLDSVSQTLELNGVPPNATAFCGLGPKIRVSYQCEGRETVLEMLQSPNFSDVIGSCKMPLSLDTSCKRCLNSGINYLHHLIGAEDNVTLSICRNAAFVALASQGDNMLAVDMSSCFFGVKGLSNLTEPSSPYSPAPAAAPISVHAQPPIQHLIATPPKEHHKKYSLTLIPGIGIAVIVIAILLLLILIFLIRKKSRELESADINMGTSWNAFPPSQVRKCSEGTSPMFRRFSYKETKKATNSFSTVLGSGGFGTVYRAQFSDGSMVAVKRMNKVSRQGEEEFCREMELLGRLHHRHLVALKGFCVDRQERFLMYEYMENGSLKDHLHSPGRNPLRWRTRLQIAIDVANALEYLHFYCDPSLCHRDIKSSNILLDENFVAKVADFGLAHASRSGAISFEPVNTDIRGTPGYMDPEYVVTQELTEKSDIYSYGVLLLELVTGRKAIQDNKNLVEWAQKYMTEDTNLHQLVDSTIAASSIDFDQLQTVVEIIQWCTQKEGRARPSIKQVLRVFSERLDPVHNGFAEAFENGQDVYSGGQSSKMMAYRSEFIYLSGDARCLQSSSSTTRSYCSRSVLLETGSPQSPSNVLSV